The Acidobacteriota bacterium nucleotide sequence CCAGAGACGCATTGACGTGCCCCGAGAGGATCGCGAGCCATCTCAGCCTGAGCGTCAGCTCGGTGGAGTCCGAGAGCTTGAGGGTCGGGACGACCTCGAGGCTCTCGACGTCGATGTCGGGCTGGTAGAAGCGGTTGAAGAGGACGAGCCCGTCGACGTCGAGATCGTCGAGCTCCTGCGCGACGTGGGTGAGCGACGAGAAGAACGGGGAGAGCTTCACGGCCACCGGGATCGTCACCGCGCTCTTCACCGCCCGGACGATCTCGAGGGTGCGCCGCTCCACGTCGCTCCCCGACTCCCGGGGGTCGGTGGCGACGTAGTAGACGTTGATCTCGAGGGCGTCGGCCCCCGCCTGCTGGATCCACCGCGCGTACTCGAGCCACCCCGTCGCGGTGACTCCGTTGAGGGACGCGATGACGGGGAGCTTGACCGCCTCCTTGATGCGGCGGATCTGATCGAGGTACTGGTGCGGCCCGAGGCGGAAGTCGGCGGCGCGCGGGAAGAACGACGACGCCTCCGCGAACGACTCGGCGTGCGACTCGAACTGGTCGAGCGTCCCGAGCTGCTCGCGCGTGATCTGCTCCTCGAAGAGAGAGTGCATGACGATCGCCGCCGCCCCCGCGTCCTCGAGCAGGCGCACGGTGTCGAGGTCGTCCACCAGCGGGGAGGCCCCCGGCATGAAGGGATGAGGGAGGGTGATCCCGAGGTAGGTCGTGTTCAGATTCATCGGTTCCCTCCCGGCCCCTTCGACGCGGGCTTCGCCCCCGCCAGGCTCTGCAGCGCCGCGAACTTCCGGTCGATCTCCTCCTTCGC carries:
- a CDS encoding dihydroorotate dehydrogenase-like protein translates to MNLNTTYLGITLPHPFMPGASPLVDDLDTVRLLEDAGAAAIVMHSLFEEQITREQLGTLDQFESHAESFAEASSFFPRAADFRLGPHQYLDQIRRIKEAVKLPVIASLNGVTATGWLEYARWIQQAGADALEINVYYVATDPRESGSDVERRTLEIVRAVKSAVTIPVAVKLSPFFSSLTHVAQELDDLDVDGLVLFNRFYQPDIDVESLEVVPTLKLSDSTELTLRLRWLAILSGHVNASLAVSGGVHTPLDAVKAIMAGAHGVQVVSALLRNGVDHLTYLRDGLSAWLQEHEYESLTQLRGSMRLHACPDPGAFERANYMRVLQSRRD